One window of the Salvia miltiorrhiza cultivar Shanhuang (shh) chromosome 6, IMPLAD_Smil_shh, whole genome shotgun sequence genome contains the following:
- the LOC130990148 gene encoding transcription factor IIIA-like isoform X3 gives MREATNLDWISTRWVTAWEAPSSVPRSRLLFLERPFICSVDDCESSYRRKDHLNRHMLQHQGKLFECPVEGCKTMFTLQGNMTRHVKDFHCESAPTDIEHPKESNCGKLHKHEDSQEKLLECPVKDCKRTFKLQGYMAWHVKEYHGESAFTDVKHATEHVCAETHCGKVFRYPSKLYKHEDSHVKLDSLEAYCAEPGCMKYFSNERCLKEHIRSCHQYVLCDECGNKQLKKNIKRHMRMHEAEHSSGRISCSVKGCSLTFSRKSNLNKHMKAVHLKLKPFACGMPGCDKRFTFKHVRNNHEKSSCHVYTPGGDFEASDEQFRSRPRGGRKRKYPVIETLMRKRIVPPSESELAMNEGQDYPSWQFSN, from the exons ATGCGAGAGGCAACAAACCTTGATTGGATCAGTACCAGGTGGGTGACTGCCTGGGAAGCTCCATCAAGTGTGCCTCGGTCACGCTTGCTATTCCTTGAG AGGCCGTTTATATGTTCAGTGGACGACTGCGAGTCCAGTTACAGAAGGAAGGACCACTTGAACAGACACATGCTTCAACATCAAGGGAAATTGTTTGAGTGTCCAGTTGAGGGCTGTAAAACGATGTTTACTCTACAGGGTAATATGACACGGCATGTGAAAGACTTCCACTGTGAATCTGCTCCAACTGATATTGAGCACCCTAAGGAATCTAACTGCGGAAAGTTGCATAAACATGAGGATTCTCAAGAGAAATTGCTTGAATGTCCTGTTAAGGACTGTAAACGGACATTCAAATTACAGGGTTATATGGCTTGGCATGTGAAAGAGTACCATGGTGAATCTGCTTTTACCGATGTCAAGCATGCTACAGAACATGTCTGTGCAGAGACTCATTGTGGAAAAGTGTTTAGATATCCCTCCAAATTGTATAAACACGAGGACTCTCATG TAAAGTTGGATTCGTTGGAGGCTTACTGTGCCGAACCAGGCTGTATGAAATATTTTTCTAATGAGAGGTGCCTCAAGGAGCATATTCGGTCTTGTCATCAATATGTTTTATGTGATGAATGTGGCAATAAGCAGCTAAAGAAAAACATCAAACGACACATGCGCATGCATGAAGCAGAACATTCCTCAGGAAGGATAAGTTGTAGCGTCAAAGGATGCTCATTAACGTTTTCACGT AAATCAAATCTCAACAAGCATATGAAGGCAGTGCACTTGAAGCTAAAACCGTTTGCTTGTGGCATGCCTGGCTGTGACAAGAGATTTACATTCAAACATGTGAGGAACAATCATGAAAAATCCAGTTGCCATGTCTATACTCCG GGAGGCGATTTTGAGGCGTCTGATGAGCAATTCCGGTCAAGGCCAAGAGGCGGCAGGAAGAGGAAGTATCCAGTTATTGAGACACTGATGCGGAAGAGGATTGTTCCACCCAGTGAATCAGAGCTTGCTATGAACGAGGGACAAGATTACCCATCATGGCAATTCTCAAATTAA
- the LOC130990560 gene encoding uncharacterized protein LOC130990560 produces the protein MAQLPPLVEPPPVVAGHSTHHSMETLVVVLAAITIIAVVAGIIARLCGGEHSGGEHDVEGWVERKCRSCIDGGLPTAPPPLVKEAEPKPPGLKNQTSD, from the coding sequence ATGGCTCAACTGCCGCCGTTGGTGGAGCCGCCACCGGTGGTGGCCGGGCACTCCACTCACCATTCGATGGAGACTCTGGTGGTAGTGTTGGCGGCGATCACGATCATCGCAGTCGTTGCCGGAATCATTGCTCGTCTCTGCGGCGGAGAGCATTCCGGTGGGGAACATGACGTGGAGGGATGGGTGGAGAGGAAGTGCCGGAGCTGCATTGATGGTGGCCTACCCACGGCCCCGCCACCGCTCGTCAAGGAGGCGGAGCCAAAGCCACCAGGACTCAAGAACCAAACAAGTGACTGA